From Bradyrhizobium sp. PSBB068, the proteins below share one genomic window:
- a CDS encoding transporter: MSAWMYTLIPAVAVVVGAAAAVWRKPSPTFAGAIQHFAAGVVFAAAAGELLPDIKHRQSAWAVILGGAAGIVLMLLIKRLGEMTKGTSGLIVMVAVDIFIDGLVLGIGFAAGAKQGFLLTVALTTEVLFLGLSLTGELSESIRKPANVLAVVGGIAILLPLGASVGIPVSHLPNFWIAAFFSFGLVALLYLVTEELLVEAHSAPEKPWVTSLFFVGFLLILLLDELAG; this comes from the coding sequence ATGTCCGCTTGGATGTACACGCTGATCCCGGCCGTAGCCGTCGTGGTCGGCGCCGCCGCGGCGGTCTGGCGGAAGCCGTCGCCCACATTCGCTGGTGCTATCCAGCATTTTGCCGCCGGTGTGGTGTTCGCCGCCGCCGCCGGAGAGCTTCTGCCCGACATCAAACACCGTCAGTCAGCTTGGGCAGTCATCCTGGGAGGGGCGGCCGGCATTGTGCTTATGCTACTTATCAAGCGCCTCGGCGAAATGACTAAAGGCACGTCCGGTCTCATCGTCATGGTAGCGGTGGATATCTTCATCGATGGACTGGTGTTGGGCATCGGTTTCGCAGCGGGCGCAAAACAAGGTTTTTTACTGACGGTTGCGCTCACGACGGAAGTCTTGTTCCTCGGCCTTTCATTGACCGGCGAACTGTCCGAGTCGATTCGAAAGCCTGCAAATGTTCTCGCCGTCGTTGGCGGGATCGCGATCTTGTTGCCCCTTGGTGCCTCCGTCGGCATCCCGGTTAGCCATCTTCCAAACTTTTGGATCGCGGCCTTCTTTTCATTTGGGTTGGTTGCATTGCTATATCTCGTCACGGAAGAGCTGTTGGTCGAGGCGCATTCGGCTCCGGAAAAGCCGTGGGTCACCAGCCTGTTCTTCGTAGGCTTTTTGCTAATTCTGCTGTTAGATGAGCTCGCAGGCTGA
- a CDS encoding DUF2171 domain-containing protein codes for MTDTSQIKEHMDVVSSDKKTVGKVDHLEGSDKIKLTKQSSPDGVHHHFIPVGWIDHVDQHVHLTKSDAEVTAHWQHEGIK; via the coding sequence ATGACAGATACCTCGCAGATCAAAGAGCACATGGACGTCGTCTCTTCCGACAAAAAGACAGTCGGCAAAGTCGACCATCTTGAAGGCTCCGACAAGATCAAGCTGACCAAACAGAGTTCGCCCGACGGCGTTCACCATCATTTTATTCCCGTTGGCTGGATCGATCACGTCGACCAGCACGTCCATTTGACAAAATCCGACGCGGAAGTCACTGCCCATTGGCAGCACGAAGGCATAAAGTAA